One window from the genome of Pedobacter schmidteae encodes:
- a CDS encoding sensor histidine kinase KdpD, which translates to MKVTYTKILSRKITLTFLAFVVILAVAAIFVRSAITNKLEEIAKLASNVEHRLKPEQALLLLHQAEDDFQESLLDVNGPKSSEYKTKLTLAFNKIDTLLKTQTDTSQLTAAQGDQVRIWYKKKLELSDRLFLLKHNFDSLLTVYAAFTGQSDQNKLIETKTSFNVRKKKVNTKTDTVRKEIAVQKKGLFGRLKDAIYNKNGSANGVVEINHNNNVNIADINTQKIIARDRTDNAKKLKELQLHNVKMLAMQRELISLNSHISNELERIVNDLKDLNYKMADELKGMAFKNYQETTSLLNKFYLAALILILLFAALLVIFILQLNKSELQLLKENERSVNIARQKMELLTHMTHEIRNPLTAIKGFIYVFGKTDLTQRQTDMLQSIKGSSEMLLRTLNDTLDAAKMENSELKIESDPFTPHTTVDEVVESMRYSAAKKKLDLEYHFKGDTEAIVLGDGFRLKQVMVNLLSNAIKYTNEGKVTVNAELLTEDCRLQVDIIDTGMGISPEQLPNLFSQYYQTSSAKGQVGTGLGLFICKQLVEMQKGKISVKSEAKVGTTFSFFIPYLKQTTA; encoded by the coding sequence ATGAAAGTAACCTACACAAAGATCCTCTCCAGAAAAATCACCCTCACATTTCTTGCATTTGTGGTTATTCTTGCAGTTGCAGCCATTTTTGTTCGTAGCGCTATCACCAACAAACTGGAAGAAATTGCAAAACTAGCCAGTAACGTCGAACATCGGCTCAAGCCAGAACAAGCATTATTGCTACTTCATCAGGCTGAAGACGACTTTCAGGAATCGCTGTTAGACGTTAATGGTCCTAAAAGCAGCGAGTACAAAACAAAACTAACCCTCGCTTTCAATAAAATAGATACTTTATTAAAAACCCAGACAGATACCAGTCAGCTTACCGCAGCACAGGGCGACCAGGTAAGAATATGGTATAAAAAGAAACTCGAACTATCGGATCGCCTTTTCCTCCTGAAACATAATTTTGATTCTCTCCTTACGGTGTACGCCGCTTTTACAGGTCAGTCTGATCAAAACAAGTTGATCGAAACCAAAACCAGCTTTAACGTCCGCAAAAAGAAGGTCAATACTAAAACCGACACCGTACGAAAAGAAATAGCAGTACAGAAAAAAGGACTTTTTGGGCGATTAAAAGACGCCATCTACAACAAAAACGGAAGCGCCAATGGCGTAGTGGAGATTAATCACAACAATAATGTAAATATTGCCGACATCAATACCCAAAAAATCATTGCCCGCGACCGGACAGACAATGCAAAAAAACTAAAGGAATTGCAGCTACATAATGTCAAAATGCTGGCCATGCAAAGAGAGCTGATATCACTAAACAGCCACATCAGTAATGAACTTGAGCGCATTGTAAACGATTTGAAAGACCTGAATTATAAAATGGCCGACGAACTGAAAGGAATGGCCTTTAAAAACTATCAGGAAACCACATCCCTGCTCAACAAATTTTATCTTGCCGCACTGATCCTTATCCTTTTATTTGCCGCACTATTGGTCATTTTTATCCTGCAACTCAATAAATCAGAACTACAGCTGCTAAAGGAAAATGAAAGATCAGTAAACATTGCCCGGCAAAAAATGGAGCTGCTTACCCACATGACCCACGAAATCAGAAATCCGCTGACTGCCATCAAAGGCTTCATTTATGTGTTTGGAAAAACCGACCTTACACAACGTCAAACGGATATGCTGCAATCTATCAAAGGCTCTTCGGAAATGCTATTGCGCACCTTAAATGATACCCTGGACGCTGCAAAAATGGAAAACAGCGAACTTAAAATTGAAAGCGATCCCTTCACACCACATACCACAGTAGATGAAGTAGTGGAAAGTATGCGTTATAGTGCCGCCAAAAAGAAATTAGACCTGGAATATCATTTTAAAGGCGATACAGAAGCCATAGTATTGGGCGATGGTTTTCGCCTGAAACAAGTGATGGTCAACTTGCTGAGCAATGCCATAAAATATACCAACGAAGGCAAGGTTACTGTAAATGCTGAATTATTAACCGAAGATTGCAGATTACAGGTAGACATTATTGATACCGGCATGGGCATCAGCCCCGAGCAGCTACCCAATCTTTTCTCTCAATATTATCAAACCAGTTCTGCCAAAGGCCAGGTGGGCACCGGGCTTGGCCTGTTCATCTGCAAGCAATTGGTAGAAATGCAAAAAGGAAAAATCAGTGTAAAAAGTGAAGCCAAAGTAGGTACAACTTTTAGCTTCTTTATTCCTTATTTAAAACAGACGACTGCATAA
- a CDS encoding BatA domain-containing protein, translating to MNFLYPGFLFALLAIAIPIVIHLFNFRKFKKVYFSNVRFLTAVEEQNSSREKLKNLLILISRILAIVFLVLAFARPFIPGSNRQNSPSGRNLVCIYIDNSYSMESLNKEGNLLEEAKRKAREIAGGYAMTDQFMLLTNDFEGKHQRAVNKEEFLSLLDAIKISPTGRSLQQVINRMGSATAANKNEQAYLLSDFQKSFAGIQSLQTNPAINYSFIKLNANSLPNISVDSVWSLSPVHLPGQTEQFVVQLRNYGEEDAVDIPLQLVINKQQKAIANLKIAAGKTVKDTLSFSGLTGGWQKGTLSIKDFPLTFDDALNFTFKVAQELKVLSIGGNTSDKYIRSLFSADPYFKLTEMPESNIRYSAFADYSLIVLDGLKEPSSGLAQQLKAYVENGGSVVVFPDLDSNGAIYTPFLQGLSLPAVQQLNVGPAMASSIDLKNPVFKDVFEQVPENIDLPVVTRYFSYAEQNSSNKENILKLPLNRFLFARYDIGAGKVYLSASSLNPKDGNISRHPVFVPLMFKIAFASNKEQPLYYTTGKNSLLESAKINLSGNQSLKLVASGFEVIPEVRQTPGKTLLYVADQVKKSDFYELKKADELLAVVAFNDDRTESDMRYATENEIKALFGKQNIAFYNSKKDALSMQMELKNNSSELWKLCLILAVVFLAIEIVLIRLFTHKKNRQTI from the coding sequence ATGAATTTCCTATACCCAGGTTTTCTTTTTGCACTGCTGGCAATAGCCATTCCTATTGTAATTCACTTATTCAATTTCCGAAAGTTTAAAAAAGTTTACTTCAGCAATGTAAGGTTCCTGACCGCTGTAGAAGAACAGAATTCATCCCGGGAAAAACTTAAAAACTTATTGATACTGATCAGCAGGATTCTGGCTATTGTTTTCCTGGTACTGGCCTTTGCCCGACCCTTCATTCCGGGATCCAATCGACAAAACAGTCCATCGGGCCGAAACCTGGTGTGCATTTATATTGATAATTCTTATAGCATGGAAAGCCTGAATAAGGAAGGCAATTTGCTGGAAGAAGCCAAACGTAAGGCCAGGGAAATTGCGGGGGGCTATGCCATGACCGATCAGTTTATGTTGCTGACCAATGATTTTGAAGGTAAACACCAGCGTGCGGTAAATAAAGAAGAGTTTTTGAGTTTACTGGATGCCATAAAGATATCGCCAACCGGCCGATCTTTACAACAGGTGATCAACAGAATGGGCAGCGCCACTGCGGCCAATAAAAACGAACAGGCGTATTTGCTTTCCGATTTTCAGAAGAGCTTTGCAGGTATACAGTCGCTGCAAACCAACCCTGCCATTAATTATTCCTTTATAAAGCTAAATGCCAACAGCCTGCCCAATATATCAGTCGACAGTGTATGGAGTCTTTCGCCGGTACACCTGCCTGGCCAGACGGAGCAGTTTGTAGTGCAGCTGCGCAATTATGGCGAAGAGGATGCTGTGGATATTCCCTTGCAGCTGGTGATCAACAAGCAGCAAAAGGCCATTGCTAATTTGAAAATTGCAGCTGGTAAAACGGTAAAGGATACTTTGTCTTTTAGCGGATTGACAGGGGGCTGGCAAAAGGGAACTTTGAGCATTAAAGATTTTCCACTGACTTTTGATGATGCGCTGAATTTTACTTTTAAGGTAGCCCAGGAATTGAAGGTATTAAGTATTGGCGGTAATACTTCGGATAAATACATCCGGTCCCTTTTCTCGGCCGATCCTTATTTTAAGCTTACCGAAATGCCTGAATCTAATATCCGGTATTCGGCTTTTGCCGATTACAGCCTTATTGTGCTGGACGGTTTAAAAGAGCCTTCGTCGGGGCTTGCCCAGCAATTGAAAGCTTATGTAGAAAATGGGGGTTCGGTGGTGGTTTTTCCTGACCTGGATTCCAATGGCGCAATTTATACTCCTTTTTTACAGGGCTTGTCGCTGCCTGCGGTACAGCAGCTTAATGTGGGGCCTGCAATGGCCAGCAGTATCGATTTGAAAAATCCGGTATTTAAAGATGTGTTTGAGCAGGTGCCCGAAAATATTGACCTGCCTGTGGTAACCCGGTATTTTAGCTATGCCGAGCAAAATTCAAGTAATAAAGAAAACATATTGAAGCTGCCGCTAAACAGGTTCCTTTTTGCCAGGTACGATATAGGTGCTGGAAAGGTTTATTTATCGGCTAGTTCTTTAAACCCTAAAGATGGAAATATATCGAGGCATCCGGTCTTTGTACCGTTGATGTTTAAAATTGCTTTTGCCAGCAATAAGGAACAGCCCTTGTATTATACCACGGGAAAAAACAGCTTGCTGGAAAGTGCAAAGATAAATTTATCGGGTAACCAGTCGCTAAAACTGGTGGCTTCGGGCTTTGAGGTGATCCCCGAGGTTCGGCAAACGCCTGGCAAGACCTTATTATATGTGGCTGATCAGGTAAAGAAATCGGACTTTTACGAATTGAAAAAGGCCGATGAACTGTTGGCAGTGGTGGCTTTTAACGATGACCGGACGGAATCGGATATGCGCTATGCAACTGAAAATGAAATTAAAGCCTTATTTGGCAAACAAAATATTGCGTTTTACAATTCAAAAAAAGACGCCCTATCTATGCAGATGGAGTTGAAAAATAACAGCAGCGAGTTATGGAAACTTTGCCTAATTTTGGCTGTTGTTTTTTTAGCCATCGAAATAGTATTGATCAGACTTTTTACTCATAAAAAAAATAGACAGACAATATGA
- a CDS encoding DUF4199 domain-containing protein, with protein MTTAQTLENLKPEAAKNGIGLGLISLVLGVVSAYLLVGASSMTAVFLIPMGLGLLVPVVLAVVFSIDLRKKIGGFWNLRQATSGIFVMFLVAYGISVVGNLAFNKLIEPDMPERIQTTIVNATSEMMKKQGVDEDAIDKKIEEMNADFEKKNQGTIMQTIQGHVIGVIIVFVFALLFGAIFKKETLRPIEE; from the coding sequence ATGACAACAGCACAAACTTTAGAAAACTTAAAGCCTGAAGCGGCAAAAAATGGAATCGGACTTGGGCTGATCTCTTTGGTACTGGGGGTAGTTTCGGCTTATCTTTTAGTTGGGGCATCGTCTATGACGGCCGTTTTTTTAATTCCGATGGGACTTGGACTGCTTGTTCCGGTAGTTTTAGCAGTGGTTTTTAGTATCGATCTGAGGAAAAAGATTGGTGGTTTTTGGAACCTAAGGCAAGCTACCTCGGGCATATTTGTGATGTTTTTGGTCGCCTATGGAATTTCTGTGGTGGGCAATCTGGCTTTTAATAAGCTGATTGAACCGGATATGCCCGAAAGAATTCAAACTACTATTGTAAATGCGACCTCTGAGATGATGAAAAAACAGGGGGTGGATGAGGATGCTATTGATAAAAAGATTGAAGAAATGAATGCTGATTTTGAGAAAAAAAATCAGGGAACAATAATGCAAACTATACAAGGACATGTAATTGGAGTGATCATTGTATTTGTGTTTGCTTTGTTGTTTGGCGCAATTTTTAAAAAGGAAACACTTAGGCCTATTGAGGAATAG
- a CDS encoding RNA polymerase sigma factor, with translation MTAYTALSDNELTALLKNGDESVYKEIYNRYWDKLYYIAHRMLKSQEATEEVVQDVFVVLWKKRLILEIQSLPVYLAAMVRYEVYRYIARDKKDREQVTAYQTTQPEYTSFDTELEHKLLLEIVEELSNQLPEKCRLVFQYVKLQDRPIAEVADELNISQKTAEAHLTKALKTIRGNMGNAMHLLF, from the coding sequence ATGACTGCTTATACGGCGCTAAGTGACAATGAATTGACTGCCCTGTTGAAAAATGGGGACGAGAGCGTGTATAAGGAAATTTATAACCGCTATTGGGATAAGCTATACTACATTGCACATAGAATGCTGAAATCGCAGGAGGCTACAGAAGAGGTGGTGCAGGATGTGTTTGTGGTGTTGTGGAAAAAGCGGCTGATACTGGAAATTCAATCCTTACCGGTTTACCTGGCTGCTATGGTGAGGTATGAGGTTTATCGTTATATTGCCAGAGATAAGAAGGATCGGGAGCAGGTGACCGCCTATCAGACTACACAACCGGAATATACTTCGTTTGATACTGAGCTGGAGCACAAGTTACTGCTGGAAATTGTGGAAGAACTATCAAATCAACTTCCCGAGAAATGCCGCCTGGTATTTCAGTATGTAAAGCTGCAGGACAGGCCAATTGCCGAGGTTGCAGATGAATTGAATATCTCACAAAAAACAGCTGAAGCGCATTTGACTAAGGCGCTGAAAACCATCAGGGGCAATATGGGCAACGCCATGCATTTGCTGTTTTGA
- a CDS encoding dihydroorotase family protein → MNLLLTGVTIADPNSSFNQQKCDVRVKEGKIVSIGDKLAGKQAASKDETVVDGSGLVLSPGFFDLNCSVGDPGFETREDIYTATAAAAAGGFTGLAVLPHTKPVVHSKSGVAYIINKAKGNLVDVLPVGAVSQDLEGKELAELYDMKQAGAVAFSDGSKPISDDGFMSRALQYAKGLNGLLMVYPENKSLAGKSQINESKNSVLLGMKGLPGLAEEIHISRDIFLAGYHDAPVHINNISTAGSVALIKKAKKDGIKITCDVAAHQLVFTEELLSDFDSNYKVKPPLRGKTDVKALLAGLKDGTIDAVSSQHRPYEIEFKDVEFEIAAYGIVALQTVLPLLLKAGLDAGQIAEKLSVNPRKLLGLTVPVIAEGADANFTVYSPTEEWLYNADNNQSKSANSPLMNKKLTGKVKLVYNNKQIQSYG, encoded by the coding sequence ATGAATCTTCTCCTCACAGGCGTAACCATTGCCGATCCGAACAGTAGTTTTAACCAGCAGAAATGTGATGTACGTGTAAAAGAAGGAAAAATAGTTAGTATCGGTGATAAATTAGCGGGCAAGCAGGCTGCATCGAAGGATGAAACAGTTGTTGATGGTTCAGGCCTGGTGCTTTCACCTGGTTTTTTTGATCTGAACTGTTCTGTAGGTGATCCTGGTTTTGAAACCAGGGAAGATATTTATACGGCTACGGCAGCAGCAGCGGCCGGAGGTTTTACAGGGCTGGCAGTATTGCCACATACCAAGCCGGTTGTTCATTCCAAATCGGGCGTAGCTTATATCATCAATAAAGCAAAAGGAAATTTGGTAGATGTATTGCCGGTGGGTGCTGTAAGTCAGGATCTGGAAGGAAAAGAACTGGCCGAGTTGTACGACATGAAGCAGGCCGGGGCAGTTGCCTTTTCGGATGGCTCAAAGCCCATTTCGGATGATGGTTTTATGAGTCGCGCCTTGCAATATGCCAAAGGGCTGAATGGTTTGCTGATGGTATATCCCGAAAATAAATCCTTAGCCGGCAAATCGCAGATCAACGAAAGTAAAAACAGCGTATTGCTGGGGATGAAAGGCCTGCCTGGTTTGGCCGAAGAAATACACATCAGCAGGGATATCTTTTTGGCCGGTTATCATGACGCACCGGTGCACATCAACAACATCTCTACCGCAGGTTCTGTGGCTTTGATAAAAAAGGCCAAAAAGGACGGCATTAAAATTACCTGTGATGTGGCAGCACACCAGTTGGTATTTACGGAAGAGTTATTGAGCGATTTTGATAGCAATTACAAGGTGAAACCTCCGCTACGTGGTAAAACGGATGTAAAGGCTTTGCTGGCAGGTTTAAAAGACGGAACCATTGATGCAGTAAGCTCGCAACATCGCCCTTACGAAATTGAGTTTAAAGACGTAGAGTTTGAAATTGCTGCTTATGGCATTGTGGCTTTACAAACAGTGCTGCCCTTACTGCTTAAAGCTGGATTGGACGCCGGACAGATTGCAGAGAAGCTATCGGTAAATCCGCGCAAACTACTGGGCCTGACAGTTCCGGTGATAGCCGAAGGTGCTGATGCAAACTTTACGGTTTATAGCCCGACCGAGGAGTGGCTGTACAATGCAGACAACAATCAGTCTAAATCGGCTAATTCTCCATTAATGAATAAGAAATTAACCGGTAAAGTAAAACTGGTATACAACAATAAACAAATACAATCCTATGGATAA
- a CDS encoding FecR family protein, with translation MNKEEIKHLAEKFLKGTATAEEKRRLHSWSALNNEHDDEVVLTSKPEDANEVKARVYDRIQHQIHLDVVPVGPKKIKLWYKVAAVAAALILISGLTFYLSRMDDSRGSDLADAKHISIGKNAAILTLADGRKIDLLKAENGRLTEESGVAIRKTTDGKLVYEVKDVSTPVNNEAHLNTISTPKGGQYQVILPDETIVWLNAASSIKFPAGFTNLKQRKVQLSGEAYFEVAKDKEHPFIVQTDQQEIEVLGTHFNLNAYGDEQSIKTTLLEGRVRVLSGKDLVVLKPGQQSLLRNHKLDVANADTEEAVAWKNGYFKFNSEPLPSIMRKLSRWYDVEVVYEGKPGDDRFGGTISRYKNVADVLEMLESTKLVKFKVEGRKIIVR, from the coding sequence ATGAATAAGGAGGAAATCAAACATTTAGCTGAAAAGTTTTTAAAAGGAACGGCAACAGCTGAGGAAAAAAGGCGGTTGCACAGTTGGTCGGCCTTAAATAATGAACACGACGATGAAGTGGTGTTGACCTCAAAGCCTGAGGATGCAAATGAGGTTAAGGCCAGGGTATATGATCGGATTCAACACCAAATTCATTTGGATGTGGTGCCTGTTGGTCCTAAGAAAATTAAATTGTGGTACAAAGTTGCTGCGGTCGCAGCTGCTTTGATTTTAATAAGCGGACTAACCTTTTATCTTTCCAGGATGGATGACTCGAGAGGGAGTGATCTGGCAGATGCTAAACACATCTCCATTGGTAAAAATGCAGCTATTTTGACCTTAGCTGATGGTAGAAAGATTGATTTGCTGAAAGCCGAAAATGGCCGTTTGACTGAAGAATCGGGTGTGGCGATCCGCAAAACTACCGATGGAAAGTTGGTTTATGAGGTTAAAGACGTTTCTACCCCTGTGAACAATGAGGCGCATTTAAATACCATCAGTACGCCTAAGGGGGGACAATATCAGGTGATACTGCCCGATGAAACCATAGTATGGTTAAATGCCGCTTCCAGTATTAAATTTCCTGCTGGTTTTACCAATCTTAAGCAGCGTAAAGTTCAGTTAAGTGGAGAAGCTTACTTTGAAGTGGCTAAAGATAAGGAACACCCGTTTATTGTTCAGACAGATCAGCAGGAGATAGAAGTCTTAGGGACGCATTTTAACCTGAATGCTTATGGTGATGAACAGAGCATTAAAACAACCCTGTTGGAAGGACGTGTTAGGGTTTTATCGGGGAAAGATTTAGTTGTGCTGAAGCCGGGGCAACAATCTTTGTTGCGTAATCATAAGCTGGATGTTGCAAATGCAGATACAGAGGAGGCTGTAGCCTGGAAAAATGGATATTTTAAGTTCAACAGTGAACCCCTTCCCTCTATCATGCGCAAGCTTTCGCGCTGGTATGATGTAGAAGTAGTGTATGAAGGAAAGCCTGGCGATGACCGTTTTGGCGGAACTATTAGCCGTTATAAAAATGTAGCAGACGTACTGGAAATGTTGGAATCAACCAAATTGGTGAAATTTAAAGTAGAAGGGAGGAAAATTATCGTGAGATAA